Below is a window of Nicotiana tabacum cultivar K326 chromosome 19, ASM71507v2, whole genome shotgun sequence DNA.
ggattcccgacatttgatttatgttgtttgccctttgtttgggtcttggatcatgagagaaccttgagagaatgtttttagggttataaggtctgaatatactgaaaaataatgacttaaaacggggttgagttatcttatatatgtccaaatgtcttaaaccgcctttgtgggccccatagagagcagcttggcgcactctcgcgaaaacgcgaatatctctctattccgagatcgtatcgacgaacggtttaatgcgttggaaactagactcatagatctgcaatttgataggtagatcaccccataattccaagcacattgggagaaaaatgcagtaacatttgacctaaagtttaagtaaaattataaacctaagttgcgacaacttttatcgacttttgtttcataactcgcttgacttcaagacttatgatgcggatattatatgattcaaatacattaaaacaagacctcttgggacagttaatcacctctagtgttacccgaaaatacgggttacaacatccttgattcgtttaacttctaatatttgttaaccactcttatacacccttgtatcgtttaagaccaataggattaacttcttatcatctcaaagataatctcttcttggatttacatcgactaacttatgacgtgatctatggtatgcgaatttgggttgtaacagatGTTACACCTTTCAATATATGTTATTCAATTCTTATTTGCGCCAAAATTAGGTCAAAATTTCTTCTTAATTAAACTCTTGAACTTTCTCAAATATAGAGGATTTGATCCGATTGAAAAGACGTTTGTTTTTTTCAAGTTCGTCAACCCTTTGAAATGATTAATACAGATTAGCAAAATATATACATGGCCCTTCATAAAGTATTAAGACTATCGCAGATAACCTTTGGATTTTTCTCGATGTTCACGTAAGAATCATTTTACAAAATAAAACACGAgaaattaataaagcaattatcTGCACCACATGATAAATCTATGGACTGCTTCCTAGCTCGTTTCAAAAAGGTTATCTTTTTGCCCTTTCATTATATTAATATAATAGAAAAACTAACAAGATCGTACGGTCAAGAATGAAACAAATCAAACCGACGGATTACAATGTGACATACAACTACGTACTATGGCCAAATAtaactttaattaaaaaaaaaatcaatttgtaACTCTCTCCactatattttctttatttttgagtTGAAAACTAAACACAATTTTTATTCTGCATGTCTTTATTTTAGTGCACCGCACTGATTTAACACAATAATATATGGTAAAACCAAGACAAGACACAATATAAAAACTTGTTCCAGCGATGGAGCAATTCTTTTTCAAGAACACAATCCTTTGTCACTGTCATCGTTAAATGCTTCAAGAGCCTTACCAGCTAAACTCAAAACTCGAAAATCATCAGAAATTCTAGCACCCATTTGAGTGTAAAACTGAATTGCACTTTTATTCCATTGCGAAGCGATCCAATCAATGGAAGAAAACCCCATTCTTGCAGCCTTCGACGCAATGGTAGAAAACATCCATTTTCCAAACCCTTTCCCCCTATAACACTCCCTTATAAATAAGTCCTCCATGTGGAAAACCGGGTTGTCGAAAAAACTCGAGAAGCATGGGTAGAACATGACATATCCAGCAATAAAAACATCATCTTGCTGATTTTTGACATCTCTGAACTCCTCTGACTCCTCATCTATGAGGGGCATATTGTCGAGATCAATTTCCTTCACTCCGAGGAGAACACCCTGGAGATTTTCATCAAAGTCAGCAGACAGAGGCAGAGGCGGCTCAATGAAATTGATGACCTAAAATCATATACGAAGAAGGCAAAATGACTAACTTTCTATGGTTTAATCAAACGAGAATAGCTAGGTTTAGGAAAGTTGAGTTGAAAATAAATTTGTAGAGGAAACATGAGAATCCAAGATTTACTCTCTCATTCTAATTACAGCCTCAACCAAATTTAATTTATTGAAAGCGTACAATTTGGAACCTTTTATTAACCTAATTACTTATACAAATTACTACCTCCGTTCCGGTTTATATGAACctttttcctttttggtccgttccaaaaagaatgacccatttctaaatttgaaaacaattttgcttgaacttacaattctacccttaatgagaatcttttataaccacacaaatactttgggccccttttttaattttttaggatcacaaattccaaaagtcttcattttttcttaaacttcgtgctcaGTCCAACAGGTTCAcagaacggagggagtatatgttAGATACAAATGCAGCtctaatattttaattatatggGTTCAAGTAGGGTTCCAAGTTCCAACCACTAAACTCATCACCTTTTTTGAGTTCTGGATTCATAATGCAATATTTTCAGCACTTCCAGTGGATTTTACACGGATAAAGTCAAATTTAGActaaaaattatgggttcaaataAAAACAACTTTATACTACTAGATCAGCTCTTGGTTATGTATAAGACTTTGATCTCTTTGTCACAATTTATGTGATGGTGTTAGATTGGGTATGAAGTTTAACAAAAAAGGACAAACTTTTGAAATTTATAGTCTAAAACAAGCCATAAATATTTATAGGGTTATAAACCATGAGCAAAATGCGaagtttaaattaaaattaaattatttttaaatataaaaaaatgtcATTCTTGTGCGTAAAGTAATCATTTCAATGGCCTTACATTGGAGTCGACCTTGCACGTGGAATAAGGAAACTGATAAGGTGAGACTTCGAGTACAAGTGCAGTAACAGGACTAAGATGAGGGAATTTAGGCTTAAATAGCGCCGAGGCAATGGAGTTCTCAGTGGATTTAAGGAGATGAGTTATGTTGTGGTAAGCAAATAACTGTTGCATGAGTTTGTATATGTGTGGGACGTCGGATTCAGTGGCTACTCGAATTCTGGCAAAACGTTTTTGGTCGAAGGTTTTTCCATTGTTAGGTGATGAAATAGGATCAGTTGGAAGGTGTGGAGCTGAAGCCATGGAATATGATACACTATGATATTTTTAATTTAGGATGTCGATCGTACGTGGTCGTGTACTTCAGGTTGTGACTGCCATCTTGATATATTGTAAGCCTTTTTATAGATTGCAAATGCATGCATGCAATTACCAAAATGATGCAGCTTAGCTTATCGTACAATTCCCAAATGGGAGATCATGTCCATTTCTGAATTTTCTGTGCACCTTCATCTCGGACTGCCACGTCATGTAGTCATAGCAGTCAGATTTTGACGAAAAATAGTTCACCTTCGGTTTTAGCAAAGAGTTTGCACTGGCTTAATTTGTTTCTATGCGGAAACGAAAATTACTTCATCTTACTCTCTTTCGACTTTGGGTAGTTGTTTAAGTGCATTGTAGTTATGCCGCACTAGTAAATGGTCAATTGAGAAGAAATAGTACAATCTCAAATTAGTGCCTACATAAACCTgataaatgaaaaaagagaaaagattagagaaaaaacaaaaaaaagagaacttCATGCAATTATTCCTACTTATTTAAATCGTTTTAGCCCCCTTTCTTTCCACCACCTTTCCTTATACAAGACGGAAGGACGCAAGCACTTGAAAAATCGTATAACGACTCATGACAAAGGAAATAAAATTTAAGAAGCTAAAATAATGTTAAACCCACCTAAATAGTACTGTATTAATCATACAATCTTTCTTAAATTGTGTAATATCGGCTCGTAAAGTTAAGCTAAACGAGCAATTATGAGCTTAGTTCTATTGATATTTCACAACATAGAAGGGGAAAATTAAACTAATTTATATATATCGTAAAATTTCACTTCATTCAAAATTTGATGTCCAAttaaaatttcaataaaggtttaACTCGAAACCTacatgtatacggtcgaaatcaggCATGTCCGATTTCATAGGCACGAGGAGCTGCCTCAAGAGTAAGCTCGTAATAGACCAGGCTCTAGCTCAATGGCAGAGTATGGAGCATGAAGATCGAAGTGCTCGCTGAAGATCGAGACTGAGCATGACCGACTTCGAGTAAggcataataacggaatggcgagatattaGCAACCGACCGAAGATCTCAGCGGAAATCTCGGAACATATCGAATCAAGCGGTTATTGACGCCAATCATGGGATTTGTTTCCGttattagaattgtaccttatttaggattcatctactatataaagaggggcCTCATTTATTTGAAGGAGGAAGATTTTGactgataagaatatacacaAACTCTGCTCTCAATTTCACTTACTATCCATTAATATACATCGTTGTTTATTTTCTGTTCTTTACTGTTCTTGTTACCCAACCTCGAGACCATCCCGAATTGAGGTCGAAAGCACTGCTAGaatactggtttgatttattttactattcagaTTATCTATTCAATTCCTtttttatcaattggtattggattaaatcacgtTTCCTTAAAATcactaaataagtttaattgttactcggattttagggtaaacagtttggcactcaccgtggggctaaggataatagtgattgttaagtactgattctggtaaaacacattattttacgcttgttcttgttgagtgtctttgctttcaggttaaaatatgtcaaactcacaaaacgcatccaCACACGGTGACAATGGTCTCAGATTCCACGatgaaaatgaaaatgtgatCGCTCCAGGAGTCGAGGTGCCACTGGCTAATCTCGGGGCAGCACCGGTTGCCAACCCAGTCGATGTCAGTTCGCACGTTGCTCTAAACGCGGACCTAGGCGCAGATCTTGATTGGAGTGTACGCAGAGAAGGCCGATctagtggccaaggaacacagggcagaggagacgaaggagtcagtctccaattgatattcgagatgcttcaggctcagcaagccggtattgctcagttacaaaatcaacatagagctccGAATAGAGTCGAGCCAGAAATTACTTGTCATACCGAGCCAGTACTGGAAAGGTCGAATGGTaacgaatcggggactaatcctgtggtaatgaaaatgcttgaggagctcaccaaaagaattgaatcagggaagaagagaatcgaagccaacgataaaaaagtggagacatacaactctcgagttgatcagataccaggggcaccgccaatcttgagagggatggattcgaagaagtttgtacaaaagttgtttcctccaagtgcggctctgaagcctattccaaagaagtttcgtatgccagacatacccaaatacaatgggactaccgatcccaacgagcatgatacttcatatacatgcgccatcaagggtaacgatttagaggatgatgaaattgAATCCGTGCTGTTGAAAAGATTAGGAGAAaccctttcgaagggagcaatgatttggtatcacaacctgccaccaaattccatcgattcatttgccatgttagcagattctttcgtaaaggcacatgtcggggccataaaggtcgcaatgAGGAAATCAGAtattttcaaggtaagacaaagggataatgaaatgctaagggagttcgtgtcccgatttcaaatgaaacgcatggagttgccaccggtcacagatgattgggccattcaagatttcacccaagggttgaacgaacggagttcgatagcatcacggcagttgaaacaaaatttgatcgagtattcagctataacttgggcagatatgcacaatcgatatcagtcgaagatcagggtcgaggacgaccaattaggagccccttccgGTTCAGTATATCCAAAAAGGTTGACAGTTAAAAACCAGATGGACGTCGACATGGAGTCAAGGTCGAACAGGGACCGATATCAAACATATACCGtagatcgaaggaacaatggttcaggaCGCAATTCCGCCCTGAAcgatcgaagaagtgatcgaggacagaattctcggggacttatgagcaaaagtagttttgacaagtatgccgatcccacagaggcacctcggttatcaAAATATAACTTAAGCATCGATGCATCGGGCATTGTTTCGGCAATCAGAAGAATcagagatactaggtggcccaaacccatacaaactgatccttcccaaagaaacccaaatttgatgtgcaagtatcatggtcacaagaccgaggattgcatgCAATTATGGGAGGAGGTAGCCCATCTATTTAATAAGGGCCATCTTCAAGTGTTCCTCAGcaatcgagccaagaatcatttcaaagaaagggacgccaacaggaaaaatgagcaggaggaaccccaacatgtcattcatatgatcgtcggtggggtcgacatcccacggggacccatattcaaacgcactaaggtatcaatctCTAGGGAAAAAagaacccgagattatgtgccgGAAGGAactttatcattcaacaacgaagaaCCAAAAGAcatttctcagccccacaacgacgctctggtaatttctatcttattaaataagttcaagttaagcgtgttttagtagatccaggtagctcggcaaatatcatacgatcgagggtcgtggagcagctcggcctacaaagtCAAATCGTACCTGCAGCTCGAGtcttaaacggattcaatatgtctagtgaaacaactaaaggggagattactCTACCAGTGAACatggctggaaccattcaagataccaagttccacgtaatcgagggcgacatgaggtacaatgccctgctTGAAAGGCCTTAGATCCACAATATAAGggcagtcccttcgactctccaccaaatgatgaaattcccgacgtcGGACGGTGTAAAAACAGTATATGGGGAGCaacatgctgcaaaggaaatatttttggtcGATGAGGTGACCCCGATATCGACACTATCATCCTCggaaaggtcgagcatcaaagataaaaaggaagtcaaatagcaagcACAAATACCAGCCTCAACCGAATCAAGGAAGCGGaatatagaagaagaagaggaggattttctgacccctcgaacttttGTTGTTCCCGAAGATACTGacaccaccaaatcaacggtcaaaGAGCTGGAACAGGATATATTAATCGAGTacctgcccgagcgaaaggtatacctaggaacgggattaacccccaaactcagaaaaaaacttattcaatttcttgttgataacatagattgttttgattggtcccatttagacatgacagggattccaCCGGAGGTAACGAcacatcggctaagcctggaccctagattcaaaccggtgaagcaaaataGAAGActccagtccgaggtaaagcacgcattcataaaggacgaagtaactaaacttctcaaaataggatccattcgggaggtgaaatatcccgaatggttagccaatgtagttgtagtccctaaaaaggggacaaacttagaatgtgtgtagattataaggatttaaacaaggcgtgccccaaagattcttttccactgcctaacatcgatcgcatgatcgattccacggccggccacaagatccgtacttttctcgatgcctattccgagtacaatcaaatccaaatgaaccgggaagaccaagaaaagacttcatttatcaccaagtatggaacatattgttataa
It encodes the following:
- the LOC107803422 gene encoding tyramine N-feruloyltransferase 4/11-like encodes the protein MASAPHLPTDPISSPNNGKTFDQKRFARIRVATESDVPHIYKLMQQLFAYHNITHLLKSTENSIASALFKPKFPHLSPVTALVLEVSPYQFPYSTCKVDSNVINFIEPPLPLSADFDENLQGVLLGVKEIDLDNMPLIDEESEEFRDVKNQQDDVFIAGYVMFYPCFSSFFDNPVFHMEDLFIRECYRGKGFGKWMFSTIASKAARMGFSSIDWIASQWNKSAIQFYTQMGARISDDFRVLSLAGKALEAFNDDSDKGLCS